In one Candidatus Delongbacteria bacterium genomic region, the following are encoded:
- a CDS encoding DUF1848 family protein, which yields MVLSISRRTDIPAFFYEWLYKRLDEHKIGIYNPYNRKSRIVEIDEELDFLYFWSKEPSSLLKMKDVLKNYKFRLHYTLNNYGFEIESTLPSLETRIMVFKKLVDLYGNKLIWRYDPIFYNKKYSFNHHINSFMYISQKLKGYTDLCYFSFIDTYKKNEQDLSRLGLVHPDEENKLMKSLFEIGKTYGIKLYSCCETIDPKTGIESGSCIDPELMIENGISGCNILSGQGTRKLCRCAKSYDVGLYNTCITGCKYCYASNQCSPDLNLLKKHNPKTPLIFS from the coding sequence ATGGTGCTTAGTATAAGCAGGAGAACGGATATTCCTGCTTTTTTTTATGAATGGCTATACAAAAGATTGGATGAACATAAGATAGGGATTTATAATCCTTACAACAGAAAGTCTAGAATTGTGGAAATAGATGAAGAACTTGATTTTCTATATTTTTGGTCAAAGGAACCATCATCCCTTCTTAAAATGAAAGATGTTTTAAAGAACTACAAATTTCGGTTACATTACACGCTAAATAATTATGGTTTTGAAATTGAATCGACACTTCCTTCTTTAGAAACAAGGATAATGGTTTTCAAAAAACTAGTTGATTTGTATGGTAATAAGCTTATTTGGCGTTATGATCCAATTTTCTACAATAAAAAATACTCTTTTAACCACCATATTAATAGCTTTATGTATATTTCCCAAAAACTTAAAGGCTATACTGATCTTTGCTATTTTAGTTTTATTGATACGTATAAGAAGAATGAACAAGATTTATCTAGACTGGGTCTAGTACATCCAGATGAAGAAAATAAGCTTATGAAGAGTTTGTTTGAAATAGGAAAAACTTATGGCATAAAACTATATTCTTGTTGTGAAACTATTGATCCTAAGACCGGTATTGAATCGGGAAGCTGCATAGATCCTGAACTGATGATCGAGAATGGTATTTCAGGTTGTAATATATTATCTGGGCAAGGAACAAGAAAATTATGTAGATGTGCTAAATCCTATGATGTTGGATTGTATAACACCTGTATAACAGGATGTAAATACTGTTATGCTTCAAATCAATGCTCGCCTGATTTGAATCTTTTAAAAAAACATAATCCAAAAACTCCACTTATCTTCTCATAG
- a CDS encoding thiazole synthase produces the protein MLKIANREFKSRLFVGTGKFSSNDLMRKAIDASGTEMVTMALRRVDLNDTGNDAFLNSIDRTKFQFLPNTSGARSADEAVRLAKLSRAATGINWLKLEITPDPYSLMPDPVETLFAAERLVKEGFIVLPYINADPVLAKRLENIGTAAVMPLGSMIGSNLGVKTRDFIGIIIEQSKIPVVVDAGIGVPSHASEAMELGADAVLVNTAIAVAGNPILMAEAFKYAVLAGRMAFEAGKGRVLTRSEASSPLTGFLNE, from the coding sequence ATGCTTAAAATTGCCAATAGAGAATTTAAATCAAGACTTTTTGTAGGTACAGGAAAATTTAGTTCAAATGATTTGATGAGAAAAGCAATCGATGCTTCTGGAACCGAAATGGTGACAATGGCTCTGAGAAGAGTTGATTTAAACGATACCGGAAATGATGCTTTTTTAAATTCAATTGATAGAACAAAATTTCAATTTTTACCAAATACTTCTGGTGCAAGGAGTGCTGATGAAGCGGTTAGGCTTGCAAAATTATCAAGAGCTGCCACTGGAATAAACTGGTTAAAATTAGAAATCACACCTGACCCATACTCTCTAATGCCAGATCCTGTCGAAACTCTTTTTGCAGCAGAAAGATTAGTCAAGGAAGGGTTTATTGTTCTTCCTTATATAAATGCCGATCCTGTTTTAGCAAAAAGACTGGAAAATATTGGTACTGCTGCCGTAATGCCCCTTGGAAGTATGATTGGGAGTAATCTCGGAGTAAAAACCAGGGATTTTATCGGGATAATTATTGAACAATCAAAGATTCCCGTTGTTGTTGACGCTGGAATTGGCGTTCCTTCACATGCCAGTGAGGCTATGGAGTTGGGTGCAGATGCTGTTTTGGTAAACACAGCCATTGCAGTAGCGGGAAATCCAATTTTGATGGCTGAAGCTTTTAAATATGCAGTTTTGGCAGGTAGAATGGCTTTTGAAGCTGGAAAAGGGCGTGTACTGACCAGAAGCGAGGCTAGT
- a CDS encoding clan AA aspartic protease yields MTKIYILLLIVTIANSSELNLILKKHKDFSIQNKKKISSFHIVSKVNAYGFSGESDSWYIYPDKFFVKMDLGIMSQTQAFDGIDYYEIDRNGKREKKGDPKDIDKAYLSAFMSSMAYLEPENFNLKVVDKGDIIFEGKSCRAVAYSFRQSKETTLYIDKDSGAAIASVTNEMGMNVVEKRYNYKNFSGFMINTSSDVTISGGLATMKVENDLIEINKKVPQNLFVSSESAKDYQFLSRNHKSTSKIKIVNGHIFLKVKINDSGYRYFIYDTGAMTTVLDKEFAKYLNLTESGNLPGLGAGGVSSASLAEIDSIRIKDLLFGKQSVAIMDFSQLQLMFPIKINGLVGYDFASRVVTEIDYEKEEITFYEPDFYNPPSDFERLKASLYNKLLLVDCTVNGVEGRFFLDTGSNSGVDISQDFAKKAGLSDKEGFSSAVSGIGGLSNSKTINNIEVILGSKKQQVSVSIHSAKEGVFAQEDVAGIIGSQIFGKKKLITDYKNRVIYLSD; encoded by the coding sequence ATGACAAAAATATATATCCTTTTGCTGATTGTTACCATAGCCAACTCCTCGGAATTAAACTTGATTCTGAAGAAACACAAGGATTTTAGTATTCAAAATAAAAAGAAAATCTCCAGCTTTCATATTGTATCAAAGGTAAACGCCTATGGGTTTTCTGGAGAAAGTGATTCCTGGTATATCTATCCAGATAAGTTTTTTGTAAAAATGGATTTGGGTATTATGTCTCAAACTCAGGCTTTCGATGGTATAGATTATTATGAGATAGATAGAAATGGTAAAAGAGAAAAGAAAGGTGATCCTAAAGATATCGACAAAGCCTATCTTTCTGCATTTATGAGTTCCATGGCTTATCTTGAGCCTGAAAATTTTAATTTGAAAGTTGTGGATAAAGGTGATATAATTTTTGAAGGAAAATCGTGTAGAGCAGTTGCTTACTCCTTCAGACAATCAAAAGAAACTACTCTTTACATAGATAAAGATTCAGGTGCTGCAATCGCCTCTGTAACAAATGAAATGGGAATGAATGTTGTAGAAAAAAGGTACAATTATAAGAATTTCAGCGGATTCATGATAAATACCTCATCTGATGTTACTATCAGTGGAGGTCTTGCGACAATGAAAGTTGAAAATGATCTAATAGAGATAAATAAAAAAGTTCCTCAAAATCTTTTTGTTTCATCTGAATCTGCAAAGGATTATCAATTTTTGTCAAGAAATCACAAATCAACTTCAAAAATTAAAATTGTCAATGGTCATATTTTTCTTAAAGTAAAAATAAATGATAGTGGATACAGATACTTTATTTACGATACTGGTGCAATGACAACTGTGCTCGATAAAGAATTTGCCAAATATTTAAACCTTACTGAAAGTGGTAATCTTCCTGGATTGGGTGCTGGTGGTGTTTCTTCTGCTTCACTTGCAGAAATAGATTCCATTAGAATAAAAGATCTTTTATTTGGCAAGCAGAGTGTTGCGATAATGGATTTCTCTCAATTACAATTGATGTTTCCAATCAAAATAAATGGTCTAGTGGGTTATGATTTTGCTTCAAGAGTTGTAACAGAAATTGATTATGAAAAAGAAGAGATTACTTTCTATGAGCCTGACTTTTATAATCCACCTTCAGATTTTGAACGTTTAAAAGCTTCTCTATATAATAAACTTTTACTGGTAGATTGTACTGTAAATGGAGTAGAAGGTAGATTTTTTCTTGATACTGGCTCTAATTCCGGTGTCGATATTTCTCAAGATTTTGCAAAAAAAGCGGGTTTATCAGATAAAGAAGGTTTTTCAAGTGCTGTTTCTGGTATAGGAGGATTATCTAATAGTAAAACAATCAATAATATTGAAGTTATTTTAGGCAGTAAAAAACAGCAAGTAAGTGTGTCTATACACAGTGCGAAGGAAGGTGTTTTTGCTCAAGAAGATGTAGCGGGAATTATTGGAAGTCAGATATTTGGAAAGAAAAAATTGATAACCGATTATAAAAACAGAGTAATCTACCTTTCGGACTGA
- a CDS encoding Hsp20/alpha crystallin family protein, with amino-acid sequence MLTSRFENFGKLFEDLFENGFDNDIRKGGMDIYKEGDFFYVDVELPGIDKEKFELSLDGNYLSIKAERSQSENEEKRTYYKKGIKRGVFNTKIFVPSESIDSASIVAEYKDGILRVQMRNANPELKKIEVKYE; translated from the coding sequence ATGTTAACATCAAGATTTGAAAATTTTGGAAAACTTTTCGAAGATCTTTTCGAAAATGGATTTGATAATGATATTAGAAAAGGAGGGATGGACATTTACAAAGAAGGAGATTTTTTCTATGTAGACGTTGAACTACCAGGTATTGATAAGGAGAAATTCGAATTATCTTTAGATGGAAATTATCTAAGCATTAAAGCAGAGAGGTCCCAATCAGAAAATGAAGAAAAAAGAACTTATTATAAAAAAGGTATAAAAAGGGGGGTGTTTAATACTAAGATCTTTGTTCCATCTGAATCGATAGATAGTGCTAGCATAGTTGCAGAGTATAAGGATGGAATTTTAAGAGTGCAAATGAGGAATGCCAATCCTGAACTTAAAAAAATTGAAGTTAAGTATGAATAG
- the thiS gene encoding sulfur carrier protein ThiS, translating into MIITLNGESKKLEDNISIQQLLDLLNLKKETVVAELNGEIIVTENFDKTIIYNDAVLELIRFVGGG; encoded by the coding sequence GTGATAATTACTTTGAATGGTGAAAGCAAGAAACTTGAAGATAACATCTCTATCCAGCAACTGTTGGATCTGCTTAATCTTAAAAAAGAGACAGTAGTTGCAGAACTTAATGGAGAGATTATAGTAACCGAGAATTTTGATAAAACAATTATATATAATGATGCAGTATTAGAGCTCATCAGATTCGTGGGAGGTGGATAA
- a CDS encoding Hsp20/alpha crystallin family protein, with protein MRYMVRNTNEDLSRVAQRLFGNATDPSGVDLYKEDKLYTLEMDIPGLDKESLDITLEKSLLTIKGKKNSADSDKRHYYQKGRHFGEFVKRFSVPSNTSSESIKASYKDGVLKIEFAENVSESKINVLFN; from the coding sequence ATGAGATACATGGTAAGAAATACAAATGAAGATCTTTCAAGAGTTGCTCAAAGATTATTCGGTAACGCTACTGACCCATCTGGAGTTGATCTTTATAAAGAAGATAAGCTTTATACTCTTGAGATGGACATTCCAGGTCTGGACAAAGAAAGTCTGGATATAACTCTGGAGAAAAGCCTCTTGACTATCAAAGGCAAGAAAAATTCTGCTGATTCGGATAAGAGACACTACTATCAAAAAGGTAGACATTTTGGAGAATTTGTAAAGAGATTCTCTGTTCCATCAAATACTTCTAGTGAGTCTATAAAGGCATCTTACAAGGATGGAGTATTGAAAATAGAGTTTGCTGAAAATGTATCAGAGTCTAAAATAAATGTTTTGTTTAATTAA
- a CDS encoding 4-hydroxy-tetrahydrodipicolinate synthase produces MFEGLYTALVTPFYSDGRFNDSKLKDLIRIQAKAGVAGIVPAGTTGENPTFSDREHLRVFSVAIEAAKEENLQVIAGCGSNNTEKAIILCKKAAEYGADGALVITPYYNKPNQDGLYKHFSLIADNSPIPIVMYNVPSRTGVHLSAETSIKLSYHENIVSLKEASGNLSHVQEIIFNVDNRMSILSGEDNLTFSIMALGGKGCISVVSNIIPKEYNTLIESMLRRDYYTSLKFAKKLDEICRKMFIDTNPIPVKAAMNIMGMDVGPTRLPLTKISPEKYEELVILLNKYGLITPNGGQEV; encoded by the coding sequence ATGTTCGAAGGTCTTTATACAGCATTGGTTACACCGTTCTACTCAGATGGCAGATTTAATGACAGTAAATTAAAAGATCTTATTAGGATACAGGCTAAAGCTGGAGTTGCAGGTATAGTTCCTGCTGGTACAACTGGCGAGAATCCTACATTTAGCGACAGAGAACATCTAAGAGTGTTTAGTGTTGCTATTGAAGCTGCGAAAGAGGAAAATTTACAGGTTATTGCAGGGTGTGGTAGCAATAATACTGAAAAAGCTATTATCTTATGTAAAAAAGCTGCAGAGTATGGAGCTGACGGAGCACTTGTTATTACCCCATACTACAACAAACCGAATCAAGATGGTCTTTACAAACATTTTTCTTTGATAGCAGATAATTCACCAATACCAATTGTAATGTACAATGTACCTTCAAGGACTGGTGTTCATCTTTCTGCTGAAACATCCATAAAGTTATCTTATCATGAAAATATTGTCTCACTTAAAGAAGCAAGTGGAAATTTATCTCATGTTCAGGAGATTATTTTCAATGTTGATAATAGAATGTCAATTCTTTCTGGTGAAGATAATTTAACTTTTTCGATTATGGCATTGGGCGGCAAAGGTTGTATTAGTGTTGTTTCCAACATTATTCCAAAGGAGTATAATACTCTAATAGAATCGATGTTGAGAAGAGACTACTATACAAGCTTAAAATTTGCAAAAAAATTGGATGAAATATGTAGAAAAATGTTTATAGATACGAATCCAATTCCTGTAAAAGCTGCAATGAACATTATGGGTATGGATGTTGGTCCTACAAGATTACCTTTAACAAAAATTTCACCTGAAAAATATGAAGAACTTGTGATTTTACTTAACAAATATGGACTAATAACTCCTAATGGTGGTCAGGAAGTATGA
- the rpsT gene encoding 30S ribosomal protein S20 yields MPHHLSAKKRLKKSKKENAYNRHYKSMMKTAVKKVRTAENAEAAEANFIMAQSILDKLVIKGVIKKNNASNKKSKLRSAIAKMA; encoded by the coding sequence ATGCCTCATCATCTTTCTGCAAAGAAAAGACTAAAAAAGTCAAAGAAAGAGAATGCTTATAACAGACATTACAAGTCAATGATGAAAACTGCTGTAAAAAAAGTAAGAACTGCTGAAAATGCAGAAGCTGCGGAAGCAAATTTTATCATGGCTCAGTCTATCCTTGATAAACTAGTTATCAAAGGTGTGATTAAAAAGAACAACGCTTCTAACAAAAAATCAAAATTAAGAAGTGCTATTGCCAAAATGGCTTAA
- a CDS encoding metallophosphoesterase — protein sequence MRTLIIGDIHGCSDELLELLEVFKPKAEDRIFSTGDVIGRGPDSKGVLELISKYRITTVLGNHEKWFIKNFKNNYDKVVSLNVDGYFSEISKWPIHIDDKNFILVHAGFNPNIGLVGTDDDTKVSVRTLKINGIEAPWFDYYTGTKRVIFGHWAKLGLYKNHNILCLDSGCVYGKFLTGYIFEEDSFIQIPAKKVYSPIINK from the coding sequence ATGAGAACATTAATCATAGGTGATATTCACGGATGCAGTGATGAGCTTTTGGAGTTGCTGGAGGTTTTCAAACCTAAAGCAGAGGATCGGATTTTTTCAACTGGAGACGTAATTGGTAGAGGTCCTGATAGTAAAGGTGTTCTTGAACTTATCTCAAAATATAGAATAACAACGGTTCTTGGAAATCATGAAAAATGGTTTATCAAGAATTTTAAAAATAATTACGATAAAGTTGTTAGTCTGAATGTAGATGGTTATTTTTCGGAAATTTCAAAATGGCCAATCCATATCGATGATAAAAATTTCATTTTAGTTCATGCAGGTTTCAACCCTAATATTGGGCTTGTAGGTACCGATGATGACACCAAAGTTTCCGTAAGAACATTGAAAATAAACGGTATTGAAGCTCCTTGGTTCGATTATTATACTGGAACAAAACGAGTGATTTTTGGTCACTGGGCAAAACTGGGTTTATACAAAAATCATAATATTCTCTGCCTTGATAGTGGTTGTGTATATGGTAAATTTCTAACAGGTTATATTTTTGAAGAGGATAGTTTTATTCAAATTCCCGCAAAAAAAGTGTATTCTCCAATAATTAATAAGTAG